From Pseudomonas sp. G2-4:
AGGTCAAGCATAGGAGTCCGATAGCAGGCTTGGTAAAAGTGACACGACAAGGAGAAAGTGAAGATGGCCAAACGTATCCAGTTCAGTTCCCACGGCGGCCCCGAAGTGCTTGAGTACGTGGACTACCAGCCCGCCGAGCCGGGCCCGCAGCAAGTACGCGTCAGCAACCGGGCGATCGGCCTGAACTTCATCGACACCTACTACCGCAGCGGTCTTTATCCGCCACCGGCGCTGCCATCGGGCCTGGGCGCCGAAGGGGCGGGTGTGGTCGAGGCGGTCGGCAACGAGGTCACGCGGTTCAAGGTCGGTGACCGGGTGGCGTATGGCAGCGGTCCGTTGGGGGCCTATAGCGATGTGCATGTGTTGCCCGAGGCCAACCTGGTGCACTTGCCCGAATCCATCAGTTTCGAGCAGGCGGCCGGTGTGATGCTCAAGGGCCTGACCGTGCAGTACCTGTTGCGTCAGACCTATGAACTCAAGGGCGGCGAAACCATCCTGTTCCATGCCGCCGCCGGTGGCGTGGGCTCCTTGGCCTGCCAATGGGCCAACGCCTTGGGCGTGAAGCTGATCGGCACTGTCAGCTCGCCGGAAAAAGCCGCCATCGCCAAATCCCACGGCGCCTGGGAAACCATCGACTACAGCAAGGAAAACGTCCCACAGCGCGTGCTGGAATTGACTGACGGCAAAAAGGTGCCGGTGGTGTACGACGGGGTTGGCAAGGACACCTGGCTGACCTCCCTGGACAGCGTCGCCCCCCGTGGCCTGGTGGTGAGCTTCGGCAATGCCTCCGGCGCGGTGGACGGCGTAAACCTGGGGATCCTCTCGGCCAAGGGCTCGCTGTACGTCACCCGCCCGACCCTGGCGACGTACGCCAACAATGCTGAAAACCTGCAACGCATGGCTGATGAGCTGTTTGGGATGATCAGCAGCGGCAAGATCAAAGTGGACATCAACCAGCGTTATCCACTGGCGGAAGCGGCCAAGGCCCAGACCGAGTTGTCGGCGCGGCGGACGACAGGGTCGACCATTCTCCTGCCTTGAGCTACAGGGACAAAGGTGTCCTGCAAAACCTGTGGTGAATGCCGGATCTGTGGACACTGCAGAGCCTTTGTGGGAGCGAGCTTGCTCGCGATAGCGGTGTGTCAGTCAACATCAATGCTGGCTGACTTGCCGCCATCGCGAGCAAGCTCGCTCCCACAGTGGTTTTGCGCAAGATGCAGAGTTTGTATCCGGGCTCAGTCCGGCCGTACGACCTTGCCAGTCGCCAGGTCGCGAATCACGCTGGGGTTCTTGCGTCCGCCCAGGTTGCCGCCCAGTACCAGGTCGATCTGCCCCCGGAAATACTGCTCGACACGAATCCGCGTGCGCGCCGCCGGGCGCCCCTGAGGGTTGGCCGAGGTGGAGACCAGCGGCCCCACCAGCGAGCACAAGTCGCGCACGGTGGGGTGATCGCTGACCCGCAGCGCAACCGTGTCGTGCACGCCGGTGATCCATTCCGGCAGCAAATACTGGTGCGGCACCAGCCAGGTGTTAGGCCCCGGCCAAGTGCTGGCCATGCGGTCCATCCAGGTTTCGGGGAAGTCTTCGAACAGAAAGTCGAACTGGTGGATATTGTCCGCCACCAGTATCAAGCCCTTGTCGGGCAACCGCGACTTGATCGCCAGCAGGCGCTCCACGGCTTCTTCGTTCCACGGGTCGCAGCCCAGGCCCCAGACCGCTTCGGTTGGATAGGCAATCACCGCCCCGGCGCGAATTTCTCGCGCGGCTTGTTGCACACGCCAACTGTTGACCATGAAAAATTCTCCACAACACAAATAAGGCTGTGGGCAGTTTACCGATCTTCCCTACAAAACCTAGCGTGTCCGCGCAAACCAGCGCCCGTTGTCACAGGTGGCCCGGCCTTCCATTTCCAACTCGGTCAGCGCCGCCAACACTTTGGGCAAGCCCCAGCCACTGGCGTCGGCCAGCGCCTCGCTGCTCAGCGGCGCGGCATGCAGCAGACGCAACAGCGGATGCGTGACAGGCTCAGGCTCCGAGGTCAGCGGTAACCGCTGCCAACCGCGCAGGGCTTCAAGGATGTGCTCGACGGTTTCCACCAGCACCGCGCCGTCACGGATCAATTGATGGCAGCCCCGGGCGCCAGGGTGGTGGATCGATCCCGGAATGGCGTACACCTCGCGGCCTTGTTCCGCCGCCAGGCGTGCGGTGATCAGCGAACCGCTGGCGACACTGGCTTCAACCACCAGCACGCCGAGGGATAAACCGCTGATAATCCGGTTGCGACGGGGAAAGTGGCTGGCGTGGGGTGGCGCGTCCAGGGGGAACTCCGACAACACCGCGCTACCCTGGGCAATCATCGCGTCCGCCAGCCGTCGGTTGCGCTGTGGATAAAAATTTTCCAGCCCGGTGCCCAACACCCCAACGGTTTGCCCGCCGACATCCAAGGCGGCCTGATGAGCCGCCGCATCGATGCCCAGGGCCAAGCCGCTGGTGATGACAAAACCGGCCCCGGCCAGGCTCCGGGAAAAGGCCGCCGCCGTGTCCATGCCTGGACGCGATGCCCGGCGGCTGCCGACCATCGCCAGTTGCGGTTTTTCCAGAAATCCGGCGTCGCCAGCGACGAACAGCAACGGTGGCGCATCGCTGATCTGCGCCAGCAACGCCGGGTAGTCAGGCTGGTCCCACATCAGTAAATGCTGGCCCGAGCGCTCTAGCCAGGCCAATGCATGGTAGGCACCGTCACGCACATCCGGGTTGCGACGGGCCTCGGCACACGCCACGGGTAAGCCCAGCGCTCGCCAGGCGCTGGCCGGTGCACTGATGGCTTTGGAAGCCGAACCGAAGGCCTCCATCAAGGTCATGAAGCGTTTGGGTCCCAGCTCCGGTAAGCGGTGCAGGCGTAGCCGGGCCTCCAGTTCCGCAGGGGAAACCGAAGCAAATTCAGGCAATGACATGTGATCATCCTTGATCGTGATAAGCCCCGTACAAACGGGAACAAGCTGTGGATAACTCTGTTGGTAACTTGTGAGACCCGTTATGGATTGCGCACCTTGTCCAGCACCGCCAATGAGCGCGAGGCATACAGCACCAAGCCGTAGCTGAGCTTGTCGTAGGTGCGGAAAACCATCAGCAGGCCGGCCCGTTCATCCGGGATCTTCACCTGCTCGCCGCTGATGCGATCACGCACGGTTTCACCGGTCTTCATCACCGCCAGCACGTTGCCTTCGGCCAGCCCGTCGCGACGGCCCTTGTTCAGGGTGACCACATCCATCGCGCCAATCTGGGTCACGCCGCGAGGCACATCAAGGATCAGCCCATTGATGTCCGATGCAGGCGCGCTGGGCATGAACGTCGAATTGATCGAGCGCTCTTCGCCACTGAACAGACGGTCGCCGAGGCGCACTTCCTGGGTGGTGCGCTGCAGGGCCAGGGTGGTGACATCGCCTTCGGTGGCCACCACCTCACCGCCGCCGATGTCGTCGGCGTTGATGCCCAGGAATTCCCTGGTCTCGGGGTCGGTGTAGACCTTGCCCTGGCGGAAGATGCCGTAGGCCGACTGGCTCGAATCGAAT
This genomic window contains:
- a CDS encoding NADPH:quinone reductase; this translates as MAKRIQFSSHGGPEVLEYVDYQPAEPGPQQVRVSNRAIGLNFIDTYYRSGLYPPPALPSGLGAEGAGVVEAVGNEVTRFKVGDRVAYGSGPLGAYSDVHVLPEANLVHLPESISFEQAAGVMLKGLTVQYLLRQTYELKGGETILFHAAAGGVGSLACQWANALGVKLIGTVSSPEKAAIAKSHGAWETIDYSKENVPQRVLELTDGKKVPVVYDGVGKDTWLTSLDSVAPRGLVVSFGNASGAVDGVNLGILSAKGSLYVTRPTLATYANNAENLQRMADELFGMISSGKIKVDINQRYPLAEAAKAQTELSARRTTGSTILLP
- a CDS encoding L-threonylcarbamoyladenylate synthase, which codes for MVNSWRVQQAAREIRAGAVIAYPTEAVWGLGCDPWNEEAVERLLAIKSRLPDKGLILVADNIHQFDFLFEDFPETWMDRMASTWPGPNTWLVPHQYLLPEWITGVHDTVALRVSDHPTVRDLCSLVGPLVSTSANPQGRPAARTRIRVEQYFRGQIDLVLGGNLGGRKNPSVIRDLATGKVVRPD
- the dprA gene encoding DNA-processing protein DprA — protein: MSLPEFASVSPAELEARLRLHRLPELGPKRFMTLMEAFGSASKAISAPASAWRALGLPVACAEARRNPDVRDGAYHALAWLERSGQHLLMWDQPDYPALLAQISDAPPLLFVAGDAGFLEKPQLAMVGSRRASRPGMDTAAAFSRSLAGAGFVITSGLALGIDAAAHQAALDVGGQTVGVLGTGLENFYPQRNRRLADAMIAQGSAVLSEFPLDAPPHASHFPRRNRIISGLSLGVLVVEASVASGSLITARLAAEQGREVYAIPGSIHHPGARGCHQLIRDGAVLVETVEHILEALRGWQRLPLTSEPEPVTHPLLRLLHAAPLSSEALADASGWGLPKVLAALTELEMEGRATCDNGRWFARTR
- a CDS encoding LysM domain-containing protein, whose product is MRKSLLALLLLASAGIAHGQVQLREGFPQQYTVVTGDTLWDISGKYLREPWKWPELWQANPQIENPNLIYPGDTLSLVYVNGQPRLTLNRGASRGTIKLSPRIRSSPVADAIPSIPLQAINSFLLSNRIVDKAEDFDKAPYIVAGNAERVLSGMGDRVFARGTFDSSQSAYGIFRQGKVYTDPETREFLGINADDIGGGEVVATEGDVTTLALQRTTQEVRLGDRLFSGEERSINSTFMPSAPASDINGLILDVPRGVTQIGAMDVVTLNKGRRDGLAEGNVLAVMKTGETVRDRISGEQVKIPDERAGLLMVFRTYDKLSYGLVLYASRSLAVLDKVRNP